The DNA region ATTCAGGAGCCATCCGAGGAGGATCTGCGCCTTCTCGAGGATCTCGATCTGCTCCTGGAACTGGATCTACTGGAAGACTGGGATCCGCGGGAGAACCTGCCGATTCCGGTGATCAGGGACGAGCCATGAGTCGACGCCAACTGCTTCTGGGCGCGCTGCTCATCGGGATGCTGGGCGCGCTCACGACACCGGCCCTGGCACAGGAGCCGGAACGCGATACCCGGCGCGAGCGCTGGAATGCGATGTCGGAAAGCGAACGCCAGGAACTGCGCGAACGCCGACAACGCTTTGAACAGATGACCCCGAAGCAGCGCGCCGAGGTGCGTCGGAGGATGGATCGCTTCAAGAGCCTCCCGCCGGAGCAGCGTCAGCACATTCGCGAGAATCGCCAGCGCTGGAAGGACCTGTCACCCGAAGAGCGCAAGCAGCTCCGCGGGCAATTCCGGCGTTGGAAGGATCTGTCTCCCGAGCAGCGAGACAAGCTGAAGAAGCGCTTCCGTCACTGGAAGGATCTGTCTCCCAAACAACGCGAGAAGCTGCGCAAAGGCTGGAAGAATCTCTCGCCCGAAGAGCGCCGGGAGATCCGCAAGCAGATTCCGAAGCGCGAGCGAATCCGCCGGGATATCCGCAAACAGCGCCTGAAGCGGCGCTCGGGCAAGGACTCGGATTAGCGAGCCACAGCCCGGAGCAGTGAACGTCGTTCCCCGCTATTCTGGGCGCAATGCCCAGAATAGCCGTAAAGAACGCGATCGAGATCATGGACACGACACTGCGCGATGGGGAGCAAACCCCGAACGTCGCGTACACCCCGTCCGAGAAGTACCAGCTCGCGCGGCTACTGCTCTCGGAGGTAGAAATCGACCGCATCGAGATCGGTCAGGCGCGCATCTCCGAGGGCGAGGCTGCGGCCATCCGGCGCATCACGAGCTGGGCCGCAAAATCGCGTATGAAGAACCGCGTCGAGATCATGG from bacterium includes:
- a CDS encoding DUF3106 domain-containing protein; this translates as MSRRQLLLGALLIGMLGALTTPALAQEPERDTRRERWNAMSESERQELRERRQRFEQMTPKQRAEVRRRMDRFKSLPPEQRQHIRENRQRWKDLSPEERKQLRGQFRRWKDLSPEQRDKLKKRFRHWKDLSPKQREKLRKGWKNLSPEERREIRKQIPKRERIRRDIRKQRLKRRSGKDSD